One window of Nymphaea colorata isolate Beijing-Zhang1983 chromosome 1, ASM883128v2, whole genome shotgun sequence genomic DNA carries:
- the LOC126409710 gene encoding G-type lectin S-receptor-like serine/threonine-protein kinase At1g34300, translated as MMHLDIKPQNILRDDRFVAKHSDFGMSRLLGEGETTQVVTAVRGTPGYLAPEWIRYSMATKKCDVYSYGMVLLELVSGRWNFVPEAEDPRHCYFPAWAMLKAMEGQFNEVVDARLKLTETEMEEAERMTKVAFWCIQEQPNRRPCMVTVVKMLEGEAEVEAPPLWLVESERAPRFLEAYGYDQVAGSMEDVPVSFCTRCGSEVSGPRYTSRWHSGKHRIS; from the exons ATGATGCATCTCGATATCAAGCCTCAGAACATCCTCCGAGACGATCGATTCGTGGCCAAACATTCCGATTTCGGCATGTCCCGGCTGCTCGGGGAAGGCGAGACGACGCAGGTCGTGACGGCGGTTCGCGGCACGCCAGGATACCTCGCGCCGGAATGGATCCGCTACTCGATGGCGACCAAGAAGTGCGACGTGTACAGCTACGGGATGGTGTTGCTGGAACTGGTGTCCGGCCGCTGGAACTTTGTGCCGGAAGCCGAGGACCCGCGGCACTGCTATTTCCCGGCATGGGCAATGCTGAAGGCGATGGAGGGGCAGTTCAACGAGGTGGTGGACGCGAGGCTGAAGTTGACGGAAACGGAGATGGAGGAGGCAGAGCGGATGACAAAGGTAGCATTCTGGTGCATCCAGGAACAGCCGAACAGAAGGCCGTGCATGGTGACGGTGGTGAAAATGCTGGAGGGGGAGGCGGAAGTCGAAGCGCCGCCGCTGTGGCTGGTGGAGTCTGAGAGGGCGCCGCGGTTCCTGGAAGCCTATGGGTACGACCAAGTCGCGGGTTCGATGGAGGACGTACCCGTCTCGTTCTGTACGCGATGTGGCTCGGAAGTTTCCGGACCCAG ATATACATCAAGATGGCATTCGGGGAAGCATAGAATATCGTAA
- the LOC116259151 gene encoding uncharacterized protein LOC116259151, protein MHAVENVVTTLFFGNGNERSLRFQICVCVLRRLRKFSKSTAKARFPPISLSPMEGDAGILNAFELHYSDLVLLSSSSSSPSTSVASQERLDSISRTVVETLGPGGHGLLAVIGVPNAGENSRKLLSFARKLALVEDDKRRRILKDHGLGTDVPLKSPDRNVSAFAMQLKYSSLKLNSEGLNKEAAKFRTDHPVAVQTSDSVEDEFDMLGDAFKQLGFCMMQLGLLLAKVCDKAFGGNELECSILESCAAKGRLIHYHSSWDRLILKEKIRRYGGGNGDTAVRTALKGESTRVIESGATSCETPVPSLWQQWHYDYGIFTVLTTPIFSLQNEKLVKERNEVKLDGHTSECYLLDGHTCLQILDPVSRKILFVRAPPESFIIQVGEAAEILSNGKLCSTIHSVSRPVERTNSSRETFVVFLQPAWNKTLSVSGLPVATCTREIDSDHGIDKVDDEVNSLAYEIQIMVPPLSARLKEGMTFADFSRVTTKQYYGGNGLQSNVKS, encoded by the exons ATGCATGCGGTTGAAAATGTCGTTACCACGCTGTTCTTTggaaatggaaatgaaagaagTTTGCGATTCCAGATCTGCGTGTGCGTGTTAAGGCGGCTTAGAAAGTTCTCCAAATCGACAGCCAAAGCCAG GTTCCCACCCATTTCTCTCTCCCCAATGGAAGGCGACGCCGGAATCCTCAACGCCTTCGAGCTCCATTATTCCGATCTGGTTCTCCTATCGTCGTCTTCGTCATCACCATCAACGTCCGTTGCTTCTCAGGAAAGGCTCGATTCCATCTCCAGAACGGTCGTGGAAACCCTAGGACCCGGAGGGCACGGACTGCTGGCGGTAATTGGGGTACCGAACGCCGGTGAGAACTCGCGGAAGCTCCTCTCCTTCGCCCGAAAGCTCGCGCTTGTCGAAGATGATAAACGACGTCGTATCCTCAAG GATCATGGATTGGGGACAGATGTTCCTTTGAAGAGCCCCGATAGAAATGTCTCGGCTTTCGCGATGCAACTCAAGTATTCGAGTTTAAAGTTGAATTCAGAAGGTCTAAACAAGGAAGCGGCTAAGTTCCGCACAGATCATCCTGTTGCTGTTCAAACATCTGATTCGGTTGAGGATGAATTTGACATGCTAGGCGATGCTTTTAAGCAGCTAGGGTTTTGCATGATGCAGCTAGGACTTCTTCTAGCAAAGGTGTGTGATAAGGCATTTGGTGGTAACGAGCTTGAATGTAGCATTTTGGAATCTTGTGCAGCTAAAGGCCGTCTCATTCATTACCATTCTAGCTGGGATAGGCTGATACTGAAGGAG AAAATCAGAAGATATGGTGGGGGAAATGGCGATACTGCAGTTCGGACTGCGCTGAAGGGCGAAAGTACTCGAGTTATTGAAAGTGGTGCTACATCTTGCGAGACACCTGTGCCCAGTTTGTGGCAACAATGGCATTACGATTATGGCATCTTCACAGTGCTAACAACACCGATTTTCTCGTTGCAAAATGAGAAGCTGGTGAAGGAAAGGAATGAAGTCAAGTTAGACGGACATACATCTGAGTGTTATCTTTTGGATGGACATACGTGTTTGCAAATCCTTGATCCTGTAAGCAGGAAAATTCTTTTCGTAAGAGCTCCTCCAGAGAGTTTTATTATTCAGGTTGGAGAAGCAGCTGAAATATTATCTAATGGGAAGCTCTGCTCGACTATTCACTCTGTTTCTAGACCCGTGGAAAGGACAAACTCAAGTAGAGAAACTTTTGTTGTCTTCCTTCAACCGGCTTGGAACAAGACGCTTTCCGTCTCAGGATTGCCTGTTGCAACTTGCACCCGAGAAATTGATTCAGATCATGGTATCGACAAAGTTGATGATGAAGTTAATTCTTTAGCTTATGAGATCCAAATAATGGTTCCACCACTTTCAGCTCGCCTGAAAGAAGGAATGACATTTGCAGACTTTTCGCGTGTAACAACTAAACAATATTATGGTGGCAATGGATTACAATCGAATGTCAAGTCTTAA
- the LOC116259086 gene encoding protein IQ-DOMAIN 19-like isoform X1 — MPIIVHHFKLATEMGKASKWLRSFWGRNKEQVKDKEKLNQTSSNEDRSAPTASQIPKEKRRWSFSRSNPKDSNSPNSSAANADATTTGSIISACESESEQKKHEIAASAKDTVLVGDTAAAVSRLILVSSQLTVAEEIAAIKIQAVFRSYLVGSHLLFLALNSKLTNSKCTNFCFLQARKALRALKGLVKLQALVRGHLVRKQATATLRCMQALVTVQARARAQRIRMTEEARYHALQLSDPKRTNHEHQFRCSYNPDRRIENIKIVEIDMSGSGDTSKGTANSRPVPPLPKLDCTKSAALTELADDREWVCKKDTEEYSTITTHSTSQYSSAKPMPDTTGGSFGAWTAEYSQPIFSDSFFPNYMANTESSRAKARSQSAPKQRPDSFEKVLAKRRASMDNKSVPCGIRMQRSSSHVASSCKSYQHAGTIKLDRSSISLRDSECDSTCSMLANTNYRRSFIRIDASSKRN; from the exons ATGCCCATCATCGTCCACCACTTCAAATTAGCCACAGAAATGGGAAAAGCCAGCAAATGGCTGAGAAGCTTCTGGGGCAGGAACAAGGAGCAGGTCAAGGACAAAGAAAAGCTAAACCAAACGTCTTCAAATGAGGACAGATCCGCCCCAACCGCAAGTCAAATTCCAAAAGAGAAACGCAGATGGAGTTTCTCCAGATCGAATCCTAAGGATTCAAATTCACCCAATTCTTCTGCTGCAAACGCCGATGCCACCACAACTGGCTCCATTATATCCGCCTGTGAATCGGAGAGTGAACAAAAGAAGCATGAAATTGCAGCTTCAGCAAAAGATACCGTACTCGTTGGTGATACTGCCGCTGCTGTCAGTAGGCTTATCCTCGTGTCAAGCCAGCTGACTGTAGCTGAGGAAATCGCTGCCATTAAGATTCAAGCTGTTTTCCGTTCTTATCTTGTTGGCTCTCACTTGCTATTTCTTGCTCTAAACTCCAAGttaacaaattcaaaatgtaCTAACTTCTGCTTTCTGCAGGCAAGAAAAGCTTTGCGAGCACTCAAAGGCTTGGTGAAGTTGCAGGCCCTAGTGAGAGGTCATCTAGTGAGGAAGCAGGCTACTGCCACTCTGCGGTGCATGCAAGCACTTGTAACAGTTCAGGCCCGAGCCCGAGCTCAAAGAATTAGAATGACTGAAGAAGCACGATATCATGCTCTGCAATTATCTGATCCCAAGAGAACAAATCATGAACACCAATTCAGATGTTCATAT aATCCTGACAGAAGGATTGAGAACATAAAAATTGTCGAGATAGACATGAGTGGAAGCGGGGATACCTCAAAGGGGACAGCCAATTCTAGGCCCGTGCCACCCCTTCCAAAGCTGGATTGCACCAAATCCGCTGCTCTAACCGAATTAGCCGATGACAGAGAATGGGTCTGCAAAAAGGACACGGAGGAATATTCAACTATAACAACACATAGCACCTCACAGTATTCATCAGCCAAGCCCATGCCAGATACAACTGGAGGTTCATTTGGAGCTTGGACAGCTGAATACTCGCAACCAATTTTCAGTGACAGCTTTTTCCCCAATTACATGGCCAACACAGAATCTTCAAGAGCTAAAGCTCGGTCACAGAGTGCACCAAAGCAGAGACCTGATTCGTTTGAGAAGGTTCTGGCTAAGAGGCGTGCATCTATGGATAACAAGAGCGTACCCTGCGGAATCCGGATGCAAAGGTCATCATCACATGTAGCTTCATCCTGCAAAAGCTATCAACACGCAGGCACCATCAAACTTGACAGATCGTCAATTTCTCTGAGGGACAGTGAATGTGATTCCACCTGCTCCATGCTTGCAAATACTAATTACCGCAGATCATTCATTCGCATAGAT GCGTCTAGCAAGAGGAATTGA
- the LOC116259048 gene encoding serine/threonine-protein kinase Nek1-like isoform X2 codes for MDEYEVLEQIGKGAFGSALLVRHKQEKKKYVLKKIRLARQTDRCRRSAHQEMELISRVRNPYIVEYKDSWVEKGCYVCIIIGYCEGGDMAQAIKKANGVLFPEERLCKWLTQLLMALDYLHSNHILHRDVKCSNIFLTKDRDIRLGDFGLAKILTSDGLANSVVGTPSYMCPELLADIPYGTKSDIWSLGCCIYEMTAHKPAFKAFDMQSLINKINKSIVAPLPTKYSGAFRGLVKSMLRKSPEHRPSAADLLKHPVLQPYALKIHLKSIQMRGSLPFHLHGYGGIIDDVDYNHNPERRSCVDCVDNFRFSEVEDKCIPANPEENRRSFCDEKILRACDPYDDQDLKFGRRAYSSPIFLKHELSEVSDACCHAEDTTIRKPQRLKGSRVTASPRQSSPVCMQTPATACSTPQRRSTLPKIPRTGITRESPFTGRTLDYQSSRHGRRASLPLPTKASVQTPRIPSAATPRIPRTYSTPRTSSADTGSPVTKVVNRRQPAKHTIQLLQHVDSPDVSVNEPRIDKIAEFPLAGNGEPLFTKAQNRKNVKSASAAIQECLSNLVDLSLTQEKRTIRIHETPGKCGFNEVMNVIRSNSGGLGSADGVGEDVCSGRLSIDSQNHRFNTRSFQQRAEALEGLLEFSARLLHQERYEELGILLKPFGPGKVSSRETAIWLTKSFKGTLRLDH; via the exons AATCCATATATTGTGGAATATAAAGATTCTTGGGTAGAAAAG gGTTGCTATGTATGCATCATCATAGGATACTGCGAGGGTGGAGACAT GGCACAGGCCATTAAGAAGGCAAATGGAGTTCTTTTTCCAGAAGAG AGACTTTGCAAATGGCTCACTCAACTGCTTATGGCACTGGACTACTTGCACTCTAATCACATACTTCATCGTGATGTGAAG TgctcaaatatatttttaacaaagGATCGAGACATTCGGCTAG GTGATTTTGGGCTTGCTAAAATATTGACTTCTGATGGCCTTGCCAATTCT GTTGTTGGGACTCCCAGCTATATGTGCCCAGAGCTTCTTGCTGATATTCCATATGGTACCAAGTCTGATATCTGGTCGCTGG GATGCTGCATATATGAGATGACTGCTCACAAGCCTGCATTTAAAGCATTT GATATGCAATCATTGATCAATAAGATAAACAAGTCTATTGTTGCTCCTCTTCCAACCAAGTATTCTGGTGCATT TAGGGGACTCGTGAAAAGCATGCTGAGGAAAAGCCCAGAGCATCGACCAAGT GCTGCAGATCTTTTGAAGCATCCAGTTCTCCAGCCTTACGCCCTCAAGATCCATCTCAAATCCATACAGATGCGTGGTTCTCTTCCATTCCACCTGCATGGATATGGTGGTATTATTGATGATGTTGACTATAACCATAACCCAGAAAGACGTTCTTGTGTGGATTGTGTCGATAACTTCAGATTCTCTGAGGTAGAGGACAAATGTATTCCAGCAAACCCTGAAGAGAATAGACGGTCATTCTGCGACGAGAAAATATTGAGAGCTTGTGATCCTTACGACGATCAAGACTTAAAGTTTGGGAGGAGAGCATACAGTAGTCCCATCTTTCTGAAGCATGAACTGAGCGAGGTATCTGATGCCTGTTGCCATGCTGAAGACACCACCATCAGAAAGCCTCAACGTTTGAAGGGCTCGCGTGTTACAGCATCTCCTAGACAAAGTTCCCCCGTTTGCATGCAAACGCCTGCTACAGCTTGCTCAACACCACAGAGAAGATCAACATTGCCAAAGATTCCTAGAACTGGCATAACCCGGGAGTCG CCTTTTACAGGACGAACTCTGGACTACCAATCCAGTAGGCATGGTCGCCGAGCATCATTACCGCTACCCACAAAAGCAAGTGTGCAGACACCTCGTATCCCCAGCGCTGCAACGCCAAGAATCCCGCGCACGTACAGTACTCCGCGAACATCTTCTGCTGATACAGGATCGCCTGTGACCAAAGTTGTTAATAGGCGACAACCGGCCAAGCACACCATCCAGCTTCTGCAGCATGTGGACTCGCCTGATGTCTCCGTCAATGAGCCTCGAATCGACAAGATTGCAGAGTTCCCGTTAGCAGGCAATGGCGAGCCTCTTTTTACCAAGGCTCAGAacagaaaaaatgtgaaatcgGCTAGCGCTGCCATTCAAGAGTGCCTATCCAACTTGGTTGATCTGTCTTTGACACAGGAAAAACGGACTATAAGGATACATGAAACGCCTGGGAAGTGTGGGTTCAATGAGGTTATGAATGTGATAAGGAGCAACTCGGGTGGCCTGGGATCGGCTGATGGCGTTGGAGAGGATGTCTGCTCTGGCAGGTTGTCCATTGATTCCCAAAACCATCGGTTCAACACCAGGTCGTTTCAGCAGCGGGCAGAGGCTCTGGAAGGGCTGCTAGAGTTCAGCGCGCGGTTGCTGCATCAGGAGAGGTATGAGGAATTGGGAATACTGCTGAAGCCCTTTGGGCCAGGCAAGGTTTCTTCCAGGGAGACGGCTATCTGGCTGACAAAGAGCTTCAAGGGAACATTGAGATTAGATCATTGA
- the LOC116259086 gene encoding protein IQ-DOMAIN 19-like isoform X2, with protein MPIIVHHFKLATEMGKASKWLRSFWGRNKEQVKDKEKLNQTSSNEDRSAPTASQIPKEKRRWSFSRSNPKDSNSPNSSAANADATTTGSIISACESESEQKKHEIAASAKDTVLVGDTAAAVSRLILVSSQLTVAEEIAAIKIQAVFRSYLARKALRALKGLVKLQALVRGHLVRKQATATLRCMQALVTVQARARAQRIRMTEEARYHALQLSDPKRTNHEHQFRCSYNPDRRIENIKIVEIDMSGSGDTSKGTANSRPVPPLPKLDCTKSAALTELADDREWVCKKDTEEYSTITTHSTSQYSSAKPMPDTTGGSFGAWTAEYSQPIFSDSFFPNYMANTESSRAKARSQSAPKQRPDSFEKVLAKRRASMDNKSVPCGIRMQRSSSHVASSCKSYQHAGTIKLDRSSISLRDSECDSTCSMLANTNYRRSFIRIDASSKRN; from the exons ATGCCCATCATCGTCCACCACTTCAAATTAGCCACAGAAATGGGAAAAGCCAGCAAATGGCTGAGAAGCTTCTGGGGCAGGAACAAGGAGCAGGTCAAGGACAAAGAAAAGCTAAACCAAACGTCTTCAAATGAGGACAGATCCGCCCCAACCGCAAGTCAAATTCCAAAAGAGAAACGCAGATGGAGTTTCTCCAGATCGAATCCTAAGGATTCAAATTCACCCAATTCTTCTGCTGCAAACGCCGATGCCACCACAACTGGCTCCATTATATCCGCCTGTGAATCGGAGAGTGAACAAAAGAAGCATGAAATTGCAGCTTCAGCAAAAGATACCGTACTCGTTGGTGATACTGCCGCTGCTGTCAGTAGGCTTATCCTCGTGTCAAGCCAGCTGACTGTAGCTGAGGAAATCGCTGCCATTAAGATTCAAGCTGTTTTCCGTTCTTATCTT GCAAGAAAAGCTTTGCGAGCACTCAAAGGCTTGGTGAAGTTGCAGGCCCTAGTGAGAGGTCATCTAGTGAGGAAGCAGGCTACTGCCACTCTGCGGTGCATGCAAGCACTTGTAACAGTTCAGGCCCGAGCCCGAGCTCAAAGAATTAGAATGACTGAAGAAGCACGATATCATGCTCTGCAATTATCTGATCCCAAGAGAACAAATCATGAACACCAATTCAGATGTTCATAT aATCCTGACAGAAGGATTGAGAACATAAAAATTGTCGAGATAGACATGAGTGGAAGCGGGGATACCTCAAAGGGGACAGCCAATTCTAGGCCCGTGCCACCCCTTCCAAAGCTGGATTGCACCAAATCCGCTGCTCTAACCGAATTAGCCGATGACAGAGAATGGGTCTGCAAAAAGGACACGGAGGAATATTCAACTATAACAACACATAGCACCTCACAGTATTCATCAGCCAAGCCCATGCCAGATACAACTGGAGGTTCATTTGGAGCTTGGACAGCTGAATACTCGCAACCAATTTTCAGTGACAGCTTTTTCCCCAATTACATGGCCAACACAGAATCTTCAAGAGCTAAAGCTCGGTCACAGAGTGCACCAAAGCAGAGACCTGATTCGTTTGAGAAGGTTCTGGCTAAGAGGCGTGCATCTATGGATAACAAGAGCGTACCCTGCGGAATCCGGATGCAAAGGTCATCATCACATGTAGCTTCATCCTGCAAAAGCTATCAACACGCAGGCACCATCAAACTTGACAGATCGTCAATTTCTCTGAGGGACAGTGAATGTGATTCCACCTGCTCCATGCTTGCAAATACTAATTACCGCAGATCATTCATTCGCATAGAT GCGTCTAGCAAGAGGAATTGA